A single genomic interval of Corvus cornix cornix isolate S_Up_H32 chromosome 1, ASM73873v5, whole genome shotgun sequence harbors:
- the ZIC2 gene encoding zinc finger protein ZIC 2 yields MLLDAGPQFPALGVGTFARHHHSAAAEMQDRELSLAAQNSFVDSAAAHMGAFKLNAGAHDLSPGQSSAFTSQAPGYPAAALGPHAAHVGSYSGAPFNSTRDFLFRSRGFGDSSPAGGQHGIFGPAAGSLHHPHTDAQSHLLFPGIHDQHGPHASQNVLNGQMRLGLPGEVFARSDQYRQVSSPRTDPYSAAQLHNQYGPMNMNMGMNMAAHHHHHPGAFFRYMRQQCIKQELICKWIDPEQLNNPKKSCNKTFSTMHELVTHVSVEHVGGPEQSNHVCYWEECPREGKPFKAKYKLVNHIRVHTGEKPFPCPFPGCGKVFARSENLKIHKRTHTGEKPFQCEFEGCDRRFANSSDRKKHMHVHTSDKPYLCKMCDKSYTHPSSLRKHMKVHESSPQGSESSPAASSGYESSTPPGLVSPSAESQSTKQPLPCGGGGRRQRRRPCPPCTGAAAAAVVAAAAATAAFPPTSTSGTCRAPPDCSARPRRALPAPAAAVAVAAGRRDRASPPETRREMPPHPPAAK; encoded by the exons ATGCTGCTGGACGCCGGCCCGCAGTTCCCGGCCCTCGGAGTGGGCACCTTCGCCCGGCACCACCACTCGGCCGCGGCGGAGATGCAGGACCGGGAGCTGAGCCTGGCGGCGCAGAACAGCTTCGTGGACTCGGCGGCGGCGCACATGGGCGCCTTCAAGCTCAACGCCGGCGCTCACGACCTCTCCCCCGGGCAGAGCTCGGCGTTCACCTCGCAGGCGCCCGGTTACCCCGCCGCCGCCCTGGGGCCCCACGCCGCTCATGTCGGCTCCTACTCCGGGGCGCCCTTCAACTCTACCCGGGACTTCTTGTTTCGCAGCCGGGGCTTCGGAGACTCGTCGCCGGCCGGCGGACAGCACGGCATCTTCGGCCCTGCGGCCGGCAGCCTGCACCATCCGCACACGGACGCTCAGAGCCACCTCCTCTTCCCGGGCATCCACGACCAGCACGGCCCCCACGCCTCCCAAAATGTCCTCAATGGGCAGATGCGACTGGGCTTGCCAGGGGAGGTATTCGCCCGGTCGGATCAGTACCGCCAGGTTTCCAGCCCCAGGACTGACCCTTACTCGGCGGCTCAGCTGCACAACCAGTACGGCCCCATGAATATGAATATGGGCATGAACATGGCAGcccaccaccatcaccacccaGGTGCCTTTTTCCGCTACATGCGGCAGCAGTGCATCAAGCAAGAGCTCATCTGCAAGTGGATCGACCCCGAACagctgaacaaccccaaaaaaagTTGCAATAAAACTTTCAGCACCATGCACGAGTTGGTCACCCATGTCTCGGTGGAGCACGTTGGGGGACCCGAGCAGAGCAACCATGTCTGCTACTGGGAGGAGTGTCCCCGCGAAGGCAAACCCTTCAAAGCGAAATACAAACTGGTCAATCATATCCGAGTGCACACGGGAGAGAaacccttcccctgccccttccctggctgcGGAAAAGTTTTCGCCAGATCAGAAAATCTCAAAATTCACAAAAGGACGCACACAG GGGAGAAGCCCTTCCAGTGCGAGTTCGAAGGCTGCGACCGGCGCTTCGCCAACAGCAGCGACCGCAAGAAGCACATGCACGTCCACACCTCGGATAAGCCCTACCTGTGCAAGATGTGCGACAAGTCCTACACACACCCCAGCTCCCTGCGGAAACACATGAAG GTGCACGAGTCGTCCCCGCAAGGCTCCGAATCCTCCCCGGCCGCCAGCTCCGGCTACGAATCCTCCACCCCCCCGGGGCTGGTGTCCCCTAGCGCCGAGTCGCAGAGCACCAAACAACCTCTCCcctgcggcggcggcgggcggcggcagcggcggcggccgtGTCCGCCGTGCaccggggcggcggcggcggcagtggtggcggcggcggcggccacAGCGGCCTTTCCTCCAACTTCAACGAGTGGTACGTGTAGGGCCCCGCCGGACTGCTCTgcacggccccgccgcgccctccccgccccggcggcggcggtggcggtggcggCGGGCAGGAGGGACCGAGCAAGCCCGCCGGAGACGCGCCGGGAGATGCCGCCGCACCCGCCGGCAGCGAAATGA